A section of the Telopea speciosissima isolate NSW1024214 ecotype Mountain lineage chromosome 3, Tspe_v1, whole genome shotgun sequence genome encodes:
- the LOC122655800 gene encoding jasmonate-induced oxygenase 1, giving the protein MAASPEALPGRPPDFRAPPPSPVANASGRRSGVINDDELTEFLEQSTRVPALVLPDLLFPRQISIQSMPQIDFRSLMSMDDDNSIDILNFQESAAAIGCFQIVNHGISRDSFRSVLVAATEIFGLSLENKALASRSSGKLYGFEEFSGDEEVSDDGDASEEFVWCRDDGLTSVMEGTWPNGYSNFSQKMETLSKEIEEVAIRVLQVLSGRNLEKSTNGTESLEGQENVGSICCLYRHCRNNAANQWLSSLKSDIIRMLIKGSDYSHALCVHICEGASDFHVYSKKGWMSFCPEKDAIIVTIGDQLQAWSGGRYKNVIGRPIFKVEESISLAFLISPATVGQTCRRNREKAISVGQQAVFAIIFTLLGHLFIHIYQKF; this is encoded by the exons ATGGCAGCATCGCCGGAAGCTCTGCCAGGAAGGCCGCCGGACTTCCGAGCTCCACCACCTTCTCCCGTCGCCAACGCAAGTGGTCGTCGATCTGGTGTGATAAACGACGACGAGCTCACCGAATTCTTAGAGCAATCGACTCGAGTTCCTGCTCTTGTCTTGCCTGATCTCCTCTTCCCTCGACAAATCTCGATCCAGAGCATGCCTCAGATCGACTTCCGATCATTGATGTCCATGGACGACGATAACTCCATCGATATCCTAAACTTTCAAGAATCTGCCGCTGCGATCGGCTGTTTTCAGATCGTTAACCATGGAATCTCTCGAGATTCATTCCGATCGGTTTTGGTTGCCGCCACTGAAATATTCGGGCTATCACTGGAGAATAAAGCGCTAGCGTCGAGATCGTCCGGAAAATTATACGGATTCGAGGAATTCTCAGGCGATGAAGAGGTATCTGATGATGGAGATGCCAGTGAAGAATTCGTTTGGTGTAGAGACGATGGTTTGACGTCGGTAATGGAGGGAACATGGCCAAATGGATATTCAAATTTTAG CCAGAAAATGGAAACCCTCTCCAAGGAGATAGAGGAAGTGGCCATCAGAGTTCTACAAGTGCTCTCGGGAAGAAACCTCGAAAAATCAACCAATGGAACTGAATCCTTAGAAGGACAGGAAAATGTTGGCTCAATCTGTTGTCTTTACAGGCATTGCAGAAACAACGCTGCAAATCAATGGTTGAGCTCTTTGAAATCTGATATAATTCGGATGCTGATAAAAGGATCTGACTATTCTCATGCCTTGTGCGTACACATCTGTGAAGGAGCTTCGGATTTTCATGTCTACTCAAAGAAAGGTTGGATGTCTTTCTGCCCAGAGAAAGATGCAATCATTGTCACAATTGGTGATCAATTGCAG GCATGGAGTGGTGGAAGATACAAGAACGTGATTGGAAGGCCAATTTTCAAAGTGGAAGAGTCTATATCACTGGCTTTCCTCATCTCTCCCGCAACCGTTGGTCAGACTTGCCGAAGGAACAGAGAAAAGGCCATATCAGTTGGCCAACAAGCAGTATTTGCCATCATCTTCACCCTTTTAGGTCACCTTTTTATCCACATTTATCagaaattttga
- the LOC122655802 gene encoding uncharacterized protein LOC122655802: MPLYDCMLLLKPHVKKEALMDLVARVGGHVYRRNGVLTDIKSFGTVHLGYGIRKLDGRHYKGQLMQMTMMATPNFNKELQYLNKEDRLLRWLLVKHRDTKYGLEFVGEDDGKGELNKFPRSRIYDEEDIDDDDDDDDDEEYEIHEEEAKKN, encoded by the exons ATGCCGCTTTATGATTGTATGCTGTTGTTGAAGCCCCATGTTAAGAAGGAGGCTCTGATGGACTTGGTTGCTCGGGTAGGAGGACATGTTTACAGAAGGAATGGTGTTCTTACCGACATTAAATCTTTTGGCACTGTTCATTTGGGTTATGGTATTAGGAAACTCGATGGGAGACATTACAAG GGTCAATTGATGCAGATGACAATGATGGCTACGCCAAACTTCAACAAGGAGCTACAGTACCTGAATAAGGAAGATCGGCTACTACGATGGCTTCTAGTGAAGCACAGGGACACAAAATATGGGCTGGAATTTGTGGGTGAAGATGATGGAAAAGGTGAGCTGAATAAGTTTCCCAGGAGTAGAATATATGATGAGGAAGACattgatgatgacgatgatgatgatgacgatgaggaaTATGAGATACACGAAGAGGAGGCCAAGAAAAACTGA
- the LOC122655798 gene encoding probable glutamate carboxypeptidase LAMP1 isoform X1: protein MGVNVSGNIALARYGQIFRGDIVRHAYDAGAVAVVVFSDTKDYGGGGGEGARWFPDDKWMPPSGVQVGTVYGGTGDPTTPGWTSTSGCERLSVDEVELRGELPLIPSLPVSAADGDAIIRSIGGQVAGDDWQGGINAPVYRVGPGPGFLNLSYTGNQVIATIQNVFGVIKGSEEPDRFVLLGNHRDAWTFGAVDPNSGTAALLEVARRLGKLKKRGWRPRRTIVFCNWDAEEYGLVGSTEWVEENREMLASRVVAYLNVDCAVSGAGFHASATPQLDELLKQAAQQVQDPDNSSQTMYDSWIGSDDSSKKIGRLGGGGSDYAPFIQHVGVPSVDMFYGGAYPVYHSMYDDFEWMKKFGDPTFHRHVAVASIWGLVALRLADEEFLPFNYLSYAQELQESTKKFEDEVSSKGISLLPLYKSIDKLKKSAIKINKQIKVIQESRVWPSLWKRDHLEVREMNDRLMMAERAFTDRDGLVGRSWYKHLVYGPSKHDDYGSKSFPGIDDAIEKAKILNTAESWHSVQHEIWRVARAITDVSLVLGGELT, encoded by the exons ATGGGTGTCAACGTTTCCGGCAATATCGCCTTGGCAAGGTACGGTCAGATATTCCGCGGCGATATCGTACGGCACGCCTACGACGCCGGTGCCGTTGCCGTCGTCGTTTTCAGTGATACCAAGGATTACGGCGGTGGTGGAGGTGAGGGTGCGAGATGGTTTCCTGATGACAAGTGGATGCCTCCAAGTGGTGTTCAGGTAGGGACGGTTTATGGTGGGACCGGAGATCCGACGACACCTGGTTGGACTAGCACCAGCGGCTGTGAGAGGCTGTCCGTTGATGAAGTAGAGTTGCGTGGAGAGCTCCCCTTGATACCATCATTGCCAGTGTCAGCAGCTGATGGTGATGCAATCATTAGGTCCATCGGTGGACAAGTGGCCGGCGATGATTGGCAGGGTGGCATAAACGCTCCGGTTTACCGGGTTGGTCCTGGCCCTGGTTTCCTCAATCTCAGCTACACT GGAAATCAAGTCATAGCTACAATCCAAAATGTTTTTGGTGTTATCAAAGGATCGGAAGAGCCTGACCG ATTTGTGCTACTTGGTAACCATCGCGATGCTTGGACATTTGGCGCAGTTGATCCGAACAGTGGGACCGCAGCACTACTAGAG GTTGCTAGAAGGCTTGGGAAGCTGAAGAAAAGAGGGTGGAGGCCAAGGCGAACAATTGTATTTTGCAATTGGGATGCTGAGGAGTATGGCCTG GTAGGATCAACAGAATGGGtagaagagaatagagaaaTGCTAGCTTCAAGGGTTGTCGCTTATTTGAATGTAGACTGTGCAGTCTCTGGGGCAGGATTCCATGCCTCTGCAACTCCTCAGCTGGATGAACTACTCAAACAAGCTGCTCAACAG GTTCAAGATCCAGATAACTCCTCACAAACAATGTATGATTCATGGATCGGCTCTGATGATTCCTCCAAG AAGATTGGGAGGTTAGGAGGCGGGGGTTCAGATTATGCGCCTTTTATTCAACATGTTGGAGTTCCATCTGTTGACATGTTCTATGGAGGAG CATACCCAGTCTATCACTCAATGTATGATGACTTCGAATGGATGAAGAAATTTGGTGACCCAACGTTCCATAGGCATGTAGCAG TGGCCAGCATTTGGGGACTAGTTGCTCTTAGGCTTGCAGATGAGGAATTCCTGCCGTTTAATTATCTTTCTTATGCACAGGAGCTTCAG GAAAGCacaaagaaatttgaagatgaagtttcAAGTAAGGGAATAAGTCTCCTTCCCTTGTACAAGTCCATTGATAAGCTCAAGAAATCGGCgatcaaaataaacaaacagATAAAG GTAATACAGGAAAGTAGGGTCTGGCCATCATTATGGAAAAGAGACCACCTGGAAGTGAGAGAGATGAATGACAGGTTAATGATGGCGGAACGAGCATTTACAGACCGAGATGGGCTCGTTGGGAGGTCATGGTATAAGCATTTG gTTTACGGGCCATCAAAACATGATGATTATGGATCAAAATCATTTCCTGGGATAGATGATGCTATTGAGAAAGCAAAGATCTTGAACACTGCAGAGTCATGGCATTCTGTACAACATGAAATTTGGAGGGTTGCTAGAGCTATCACAGATGTATCCCTAGTCCTTGGTGGTGAACTAACTtga
- the LOC122655798 gene encoding probable glutamate carboxypeptidase LAMP1 isoform X2: protein MLKSTTTTITGGGGAATSFTTTTLLTAIFLSIFLLTTSFTPKSTYHSLFTSFSDNTSISHNLFSLTRRPHVAGTQANADTAAYVLSTLASYTLRSHITSYHVSLTYPLSRTLILTRSPPDDTSITKFDLRQEIYAGDPYADVAGEVLPTFHAYAKSGTTAGQVVYVNYGRVEDYVTLKAMGVNVSGNIALARYGQIFRGDIVRHAYDAGAVAVVVFSDTKDYGGGGGEGARWFPDDKWMPPSGVQVGTVYGGTGDPTTPGWTSTSGCERLSVDEVELRGELPLIPSLPVSAADGDAIIRSIGGQVAGDDWQGGINAPVYRVGPGPGFLNLSYTGNQVIATIQNVFGVIKGSEEPDRFVLLGNHRDAWTFGAVDPNSGTAALLEVARRLGKLKKRGWRPRRTIVFCNWDAEEYGLVGSTEWVEENREMLASRVVAYLNVDCAVSGAGFHASATPQLDELLKQAAQQVQDPDNSSQTMYDSWIGSDDSSKIGRLGGGGSDYAPFIQHVGVPSVDMFYGGAYPVYHSMYDDFEWMKKFGDPTFHRHVAVASIWGLVALRLADEEFLPFNYLSYAQELQESTKKFEDEVSSKGISLLPLYKSIDKLKKSAIKINKQIKVIQESRVWPSLWKRDHLEVREMNDRLMMAERAFTDRDGLVGRSWYKHLVYGPSKHDDYGSKSFPGIDDAIEKAKILNTAESWHSVQHEIWRVARAITDVSLVLGGELT from the exons ATGCTCAagagcaccaccaccaccatcaccggCGGAGGAGGTGCCGCCACctccttcaccaccaccaccctacTCACAGCTATCTTCCTCTCCATTTTCCTCCTCACCACCTCCTTCACTCCCAAGTCGACCTATCACTCCCTCTTCACCTCCTTCTCCGACAACACCTCCATCTCACACAACCTCTTCAGTCTCACCCGCCGACCCCACGTCGCGGGTACCCAAGCCAACGCCGACACCGCCGCCTACGTCCTCTCCACTCTCGCTTCCTACACCCTTCGTTCTCACATCACTTCTTACCACGTGTCTCTCACTTACCCACTCTCCCGCACACTCATACTGACACGTTCACCGCCGGATGACACGTCTATCACCAAATTCGATCTTCGACAGGAAATCTACGCCGGCGACCCCTACGCCGACGTGGCAGGCGAGGTCCTTCCCACCTTCCACGCCTACGCCAAGTCAGGGACCACAGCGGGACAGGTGGTGTACGTTAACTATGGCCGCGTGGAGGATTACGTCACCTTGAAAGCGATGGGTGTCAACGTTTCCGGCAATATCGCCTTGGCAAGGTACGGTCAGATATTCCGCGGCGATATCGTACGGCACGCCTACGACGCCGGTGCCGTTGCCGTCGTCGTTTTCAGTGATACCAAGGATTACGGCGGTGGTGGAGGTGAGGGTGCGAGATGGTTTCCTGATGACAAGTGGATGCCTCCAAGTGGTGTTCAGGTAGGGACGGTTTATGGTGGGACCGGAGATCCGACGACACCTGGTTGGACTAGCACCAGCGGCTGTGAGAGGCTGTCCGTTGATGAAGTAGAGTTGCGTGGAGAGCTCCCCTTGATACCATCATTGCCAGTGTCAGCAGCTGATGGTGATGCAATCATTAGGTCCATCGGTGGACAAGTGGCCGGCGATGATTGGCAGGGTGGCATAAACGCTCCGGTTTACCGGGTTGGTCCTGGCCCTGGTTTCCTCAATCTCAGCTACACT GGAAATCAAGTCATAGCTACAATCCAAAATGTTTTTGGTGTTATCAAAGGATCGGAAGAGCCTGACCG ATTTGTGCTACTTGGTAACCATCGCGATGCTTGGACATTTGGCGCAGTTGATCCGAACAGTGGGACCGCAGCACTACTAGAG GTTGCTAGAAGGCTTGGGAAGCTGAAGAAAAGAGGGTGGAGGCCAAGGCGAACAATTGTATTTTGCAATTGGGATGCTGAGGAGTATGGCCTG GTAGGATCAACAGAATGGGtagaagagaatagagaaaTGCTAGCTTCAAGGGTTGTCGCTTATTTGAATGTAGACTGTGCAGTCTCTGGGGCAGGATTCCATGCCTCTGCAACTCCTCAGCTGGATGAACTACTCAAACAAGCTGCTCAACAG GTTCAAGATCCAGATAACTCCTCACAAACAATGTATGATTCATGGATCGGCTCTGATGATTCCTCCAAG ATTGGGAGGTTAGGAGGCGGGGGTTCAGATTATGCGCCTTTTATTCAACATGTTGGAGTTCCATCTGTTGACATGTTCTATGGAGGAG CATACCCAGTCTATCACTCAATGTATGATGACTTCGAATGGATGAAGAAATTTGGTGACCCAACGTTCCATAGGCATGTAGCAG TGGCCAGCATTTGGGGACTAGTTGCTCTTAGGCTTGCAGATGAGGAATTCCTGCCGTTTAATTATCTTTCTTATGCACAGGAGCTTCAG GAAAGCacaaagaaatttgaagatgaagtttcAAGTAAGGGAATAAGTCTCCTTCCCTTGTACAAGTCCATTGATAAGCTCAAGAAATCGGCgatcaaaataaacaaacagATAAAG GTAATACAGGAAAGTAGGGTCTGGCCATCATTATGGAAAAGAGACCACCTGGAAGTGAGAGAGATGAATGACAGGTTAATGATGGCGGAACGAGCATTTACAGACCGAGATGGGCTCGTTGGGAGGTCATGGTATAAGCATTTG gTTTACGGGCCATCAAAACATGATGATTATGGATCAAAATCATTTCCTGGGATAGATGATGCTATTGAGAAAGCAAAGATCTTGAACACTGCAGAGTCATGGCATTCTGTACAACATGAAATTTGGAGGGTTGCTAGAGCTATCACAGATGTATCCCTAGTCCTTGGTGGTGAACTAACTtga